The DNA sequence GGCCTTTTTTACCTTCAGCAATCTCGAAACGAACTTCATCGTTTTCACGAATGTTTTCTGTTAGACCTGAAACATGAACAAAGACCTCATTTCCACCATTCTTTGGTGTAATAAATCCAAAACCTTTTTCTTCATTGAAGAATTTTACTGTACCTTCTTGCATCT is a window from the Flavobacterium cupriresistens genome containing:
- a CDS encoding cold-shock protein, whose protein sequence is MQEGTVKFFNEEKGFGFITPKNGGNEVFVHVSGLTENIRENDEVRFEIAEGKKGPNAVNVVVL